A genome region from Thalassotalea euphylliae includes the following:
- a CDS encoding methyl-accepting chemotaxis protein, translating into MNFFPRTTKKIEHAVTAQQQADIKARHILESIKSSTAYIEFTPQGTIVDANSNFLNATGYRLTDIVGKHHKIFCEPAYSNSSEYRNFWERLAQGHAFTDKFQRFTKDNQAIWLEASYNPVKDEHGQIISIVKIATDITDYVLAADIQNGVVSALNRSSAVISFALDGTILDANENFLQTVQYSLQDIKGKHHKIFCSKELVASPEYAQLWRQLNSGQFVQGMFERRNAAGDVVWLEASYNPIFDNQGKLIRIVKFASNITDRIASVKNASEAVQSTVAETEQVSELAKGVLDDSVATMDEITANVENLATNISGLSNQSDQISDIVNTISSIADQTNLLALNAAIEAARAGDLGRGFAVVADEVRSLAARTSASTAEIAEVVKNNQTMTTSLSQDIKLTQEKSEAGSALITQVDGVFREINAGMSGIVTAVENLSN; encoded by the coding sequence ATGAACTTTTTTCCTAGAACTACAAAAAAAATTGAACACGCTGTGACTGCTCAGCAACAAGCCGATATCAAGGCAAGACATATATTAGAGAGCATCAAGAGTTCAACTGCATATATTGAGTTCACACCACAAGGCACCATAGTGGATGCAAACAGTAATTTTTTAAATGCGACGGGCTACCGCTTAACTGATATAGTCGGAAAGCATCACAAAATTTTTTGCGAGCCAGCGTATAGTAATTCAAGTGAGTACAGAAACTTTTGGGAAAGACTAGCACAAGGGCATGCTTTTACTGATAAATTCCAACGCTTTACGAAAGATAACCAAGCGATTTGGCTAGAAGCTAGCTATAACCCAGTGAAAGACGAGCATGGCCAGATCATTTCGATTGTTAAAATTGCAACTGATATTACCGACTATGTGCTGGCAGCAGACATTCAAAATGGTGTGGTTTCGGCGTTAAATAGATCGAGTGCGGTGATTTCTTTTGCACTCGATGGCACCATTCTTGACGCTAATGAAAACTTCCTTCAAACCGTTCAATACTCGCTTCAAGACATCAAAGGAAAGCATCACAAAATATTTTGTTCGAAAGAGCTTGTTGCTAGCCCAGAGTACGCACAATTATGGCGACAATTAAACAGTGGGCAGTTTGTGCAAGGTATGTTTGAACGTCGCAATGCCGCTGGTGATGTTGTTTGGCTGGAAGCAAGCTACAACCCAATTTTTGATAACCAAGGCAAACTAATCAGAATAGTAAAATTTGCATCAAATATTACTGATCGCATAGCAAGCGTGAAAAATGCCTCAGAAGCCGTGCAGTCAACAGTTGCAGAAACTGAGCAAGTGTCAGAGTTAGCAAAAGGCGTACTAGATGATTCTGTGGCAACAATGGATGAAATAACTGCCAATGTTGAAAATCTTGCCACTAATATTTCAGGGTTATCGAATCAATCGGATCAAATCAGCGATATTGTTAACACCATTTCGTCGATTGCCGACCAAACCAATTTGCTGGCATTAAATGCCGCGATTGAGGCAGCAAGAGCGGGTGATTTAGGGCGCGGTTTTGCGGTTGTGGCCGACGAAGTAAGGAGTCTAGCGGCAAGAACAAGTGCATCAACTGCTGAGATTGCCGAAGTGGTTAAGAACAACCAAACAATGACAACTTCTCTGTCGCAAGATATTAAATTAACGCAAGAAAAATCGGAAGCTGGCAGTGCATTAATCACCCAAGTAGATGGTGTGTTTAGAGAAATCAATGCTGGTATGTCAGGGATAGTGACAGCGGTGGAAAATCTTTCCAACTAG